The Plutella xylostella chromosome 21, ilPluXylo3.1, whole genome shotgun sequence DNA window ATACTTGACGCTCTTGGGGATTAATACAcctgttaaaaaaaacaactggATTTTAATATCAAATTGGTACCAATAACATTAGAAATTATAGTCACTGTTTCAAATGTTGGCGTTAGTGTTACTTAGAATTTGTCAGTACGGTATAAATACGGTAGTTTtgtctttctttcttctttcttccACGCCCGTGAGTCAACTTACCATTGTGATCGTAGCGATATTTTCGCAGTAGAGACTGCATCATAGGACTCTGTCTACTGGAAAGCACCATCACAGCGCAAGGCCTctaaaaattttttttttcattagaTTTCTAAATGACAGCATGGGGAGACTTTTGGTGATAGTAACTTTACCTCTTTATCATCAAAAATGTTGTTAAATCGTACTTGGTCATCTACAACTAGCGTGTCTCTACTTCCGTCTTCATCAGAACTATCTTGTTCTCTCTTTTGAGGTTTACGAAGTTTTAATATGTATTCAGGTGATTCTTCTTCTGATGATTGCTGAGAGTCCATCGTCAGTTGGTACTCCGCTAGAATCTTCTAGAACAAAGAGAAAATATCATTTCGTTTTCATCTATATATTTATGGATAGATGACCATGAGATCCTCACGTTtcctttttaatataatacaaaTTTCATATGAATActcaaacaataatttatattttgttatcttTACATTTTCTACAAAAAACGCATGCAGCAGAACGATTATTAATGCACTTATAAGCTTCATCCTATTGGCTACGCTTCCACTACTCAAATGGTTTTGGTCATCAAAATACACCTCTTTTAAACGTGCTTATGATTTTATGAAGTGTCAGTTACTGTTACGAACTTATATCAACAAATCACTCTTGTATGGTCGGTTGTTTGATTAATACTAGACCAAATATTATTCTATGGTCCGTGCTACAGTTTCGGGTTTCGAATAGTCCCGAGTAGTATGTAGTGCTTTATTTTTGGTAAGATGGACAAGTGAACATGTCGAAGAGAATATATCTAACTATATAGACCAGGTacacatttaaatatatattcatTGCATGcctatgtcgcaggcaactggtttaatctgctgtttgattgaaccactagcccgttcatttgatggcgctattcagttgtatgactaaaggacaactcgtcaagtcgttgattgtaacgttcgacgtcttgactgaacgtcattcagcgaagtcgttgaatgggatatagtatagcaactttgtaatgtctggttagggtgaacatcaccagacaagagtcaacaaaaagactatgttacaaagctcttatctcacaaattaactaaacaataacaataaacgtaccttcatattgttgttcataattatctagtttcgccactttttttctttgaaactatccgcccgcggcgtaataataggtaaatccatgttgtcacactattttaacacaaataacgcactttaaagctattttatttgcaaaaaacgaACAATATAGGtgtttttttgtgtcagctgttagctgttagatatttgttttattcaccacctgactgattttaagtcagctaactagttggacgttttgtgacgcttgtacaatcaacgttcggcctagtcatacaactgaacagcgccatccaatgaacgggctagtggttcaatcaaacaggagattaaaccagttgcctgcgacaccTATACACAGTAAGTATAAGTTCCTAGTCAGTAGTTATTTCAATAGTTATTTAtagctttataatattaacaacaataataataatgcccGATACCAaacagttgacgatttaacATGTTTACCAAAAGATTCTCATAAATATCACATACGTATCACAATGTTTGGAAATCCACGTGTCGTTAAATTGCGTATTCTGTAGGAAACACCAAGTGTTGTTGACAAGGTCACTGAATGAGACATTCACGTCATACTTTATTGGTACAATTGGAATTTCATCAAGGGTAGAATTTCCCACATCACAATCATGTCCCTTGAATTAAAGTAGTTGAGGTGGACGCTATGGCAGCAGTGCCTGTCCTAATGAATTGGAGTCCTTGGTTTTGTGTTTAGCTATTGAAAATAGTTACAGTTTAAATTCGTATTATTGTTGAGCATTGTCACTTTAACACAAGACTGTCTAAATCTAGACGATGAATTAAATATAAGGTAAGTGTTgaatttgtattaaaataaaaattttaatgaaGCTGTTTCAATTTCTAAGCACGTGCAAAACAACGGATACAGTAGATTAAACTGTAACCGCTGCCAGGGTCACACCGGTGTACCATTTCAAATTGCCACTGCCAGACGTCTGTTCATAATGAAACAAAGCCTTTTAATAAGGATGTAAACATTAAACTTGTAGGAAGATAAGGgtaaaacatacaaatacaaaataggTAGCACCAAATTGACCTGTCACGATGGGGCAACAAATTGCTATGGTTCTGTTCAATACCTGCATGTTTTGAACCATCTGCTGTAGAATTAACCTTCAAAATACGTCAATTAATATtccattattatgttttattcaaACTTTGTTTTTGTCATTCCAAAAGATGTGCTTTACCTAGTCTGACGTTTTCGTGCAAAAACAATTGCTTTTAACgattctaaatttaaatagtgTATTGTTTTCTGCAGTGTGTATTTTTAGATATCGACATTATCGCGTGCTGTTTGCGACCGAAAGAAAATTGTGgaacattttatattaaaagtgATGTGGGATGTGGTTGTGATATTGATGATATCTATTTAAAATGCTATGGTCAAACAAGGCTGAgtcattattgtttttagcaAAGCCCTACAATACAGAAGTACTGTAGCTTAGGTACGTGTAATGGAGTTTaaagaaaaacattttaataagcACAAAAgggacaaaaaaatacaaagaaaaAAGTCCTTCAACAAATGGAAGATCAGTTCCCTATCACCATCATACAAAATCACCGCTCAGCCAGCGCTATTTCGCCGTAGAAGTCACAAGATTAGAAAGTAAGTTATAAGATGTCGTAAGAGTCtgtataatttaatcattttCTATCTTTGCAGTGCTCTAAGAGCTGATGAGCTAACTTTATACGTAGATTTGATTAAACAAGGTAATAACTATTTGGCATCGAGTGCTGCTGGGACTTATAAAAGAGAAAGTAAATACCTTGCCTTAGTTAGTAGGTATCTCCTTAATTTAGAGTCAAGGTCAGCTGCCTTCATCTAGGTTAGGCAGCATTTATGCCTTATGGCAACATATTAAATTGATCTCTATCATGGTATTATCACCTTATTTATCTAGAATTTATATTCGAACGTAATCAAACCATGAAAAAATCCCGAAAACCTTTGCTTATCTAAACACAAATGTAGCAAACAAAAGGGAGTTTTCGTTTTTAGAGTCGGCAACGAGTTCGTATTGAGAACTCTGACTCACAGTGGTGCAATACCCTGGCAGGCGTCCCGCAAGGTGGCGTGCTATCTCCTCTTTTATTtgccattttcataaatagtatTTCCAATGAATTAACTTCCTCCTACCACCTTTATGCAGATGATCTTCAAATTTACACACATACTTCCCCGTCTGAACTGCATAGAGTTATTTATGATACAAATAATGATCTGGACCGAATCTCGGAATGGAGCAATAACTATGGGTTAAGGGTGAATCCATCGAAAACTCAAGTAATTATACTCGGGAGCCCCCGGCTAGTATCGAAACTTGATTTTGACAAACTTCCAGCGGTCCTATTTGATGGTGTTCGGATCCAGTTCAGTCAGAAAGTTAAAAATCTAGGCATCATCATTGATAGTTGTATGACGTGGACGGCTCAGGTTGGAGAGGTTAGTCGGAAGGTGTTTGCTTCGGCAGCGTGTCTTCGCAGACTGCGGAACTTTCTCCCAACAGCCACCAAAATTGCGCTCGCACAATCTCTCCTTCTCCCTATTCTTGATTATGCCGACAGTTGCTATATTGATTTAACCGAGGAGCAACTCAATAAACTTGAGAGACTACAAAACTTCTGCATTCGGTTCATATATGGTTTGCGCAAATATGACCATGTTTCTGAATTTCGTCgcaaactcaagtggctccctattcgccttcgccggaataccCATATTCTCTCTCTGCTTTATTCGATACTGTTTAACCCATCTTCACCTGCATATCTTAAGGAACGTTTTGAGTTTCGTTTCACGACTCACAATAGAAATCTGCGTTCCAATGAAAACCTGCGAATAAATATTCCGTCCCATACAACCAGTTTTTACTCAAACTCTTTTACTGTCCAAGCCATCCATCTTTGGAACGCTCTCCCCTTGAACATAAGGCAAGCCCCATCACCTGCATCTTTCAAACGCATGGTAAAAAACCATTATCTTcaagaataaatatattattttattaatctatgttaaattctatttatctaatgtattttttgttgtattaagcgtactTTGAGctgatataggtatattgtatatttatccatactatatatgtatataatatatatatatatatattatatatttatttatttatgtatttatatgagtatttaattaataatagttagtaagtatcaatgtcatttggatatgtatttttctttttaaaatattatttgtaaatacacCTTGAAGACGTACTATATTAATAGCAATATTAACAAGTAGCTACCAATTCTATTATTGTAATGattaatatttgttaaaattaagttttttttgattgaaattcaatttaagtacctaaataagttatattctgaaatttgtaattaatgtataattttttttttcccaataatgtatttaatttattttaattaaattaattttgttttgcaTTGCATGTAAGAATTaccattatatttatattgtttttggaATTATGTATCGTAATTGTTAGATATTaattaagattttatttaatgaatgaTGTGGgtacctataattaatatgCATGTATAgacttaagtatatttgtgAATGTTAATAAGATGATTTTATGTGCATGTTGTTGGTACtccaatgtaaataaataaataaataaatacacctTGTAAATGCCCTTTTCTATGTTTAGTTCTTTTCTTAcaacggttgtctggaagagatcgcttttagcgataagaccgccatttgtgcatctctgttatttaagttagatttaagttttttttatggtgtgcaaataaagattattgtattgtattgtattgtattgttttcttttaatttgaAGCATTTAGAGCTAGAGTACTTTAAATATTTCCTGTTTAGTATTTTTGCACTGTAACTGTAACACAATATAAGCAAAGTGAGTCAAATGTAGCGAAAGCTCGGCGAACAAACACTGGATACGTTCCGCTTTCTTTCCTAGACTAGATTTTTCCCAAGAGAACTATTGCGCAACTAACAAGTTGTGTGTTTCctctcattatttatttatgtgtgtATTTTGTCAATAATGTATGGATTATGGATGGCGGGAAGTTTGAACATGTGTTTAAAAGGTCACCTTTTTGTTCTTTTTGACTGCTTTATTTTACGTTATCTTTGGATTTCAGAATTTTCCAATATATTCTAAATTATACTTTTCAATACTAAATTTGAATGCATTAGAATGTATTCAATCCTAAGAATTAGGTTGTCAATAAGGTTTTGTACAAAATCATCCCAGATCACAACGCTCATTGACCACTACCCGGAGTAACCCGGACCAGTGCCTA harbors:
- the LOC105395924 gene encoding uncharacterized protein LOC105395924 produces the protein MKLISALIIVLLHAFFVENKILAEYQLTMDSQQSSEEESPEYILKLRKPQKREQDSSDEDGSRDTLVVDDQVRFNNIFDDKERPCAVMVLSSRQSPMMQSLLRKYRYDHNGVLIPKSVKYFLKTLRGSEEPRVIQLNDKAFSPVGGYVRYYKEVPPIPQYL